GATATGGCTCTTCATGCGTTCAGCAAGGCAATCCAATATTATCCCAATAATGCACAGGCCTACAAGAAGAAAGGGGATTTATTCATGGCTCTTGGAAGATATGATGAGGCGATCCTGGCATACGACGAGGTGAGAAGGATTACTTGATACTCTCTTCATGCTCATTTTCTCGTCTTCCGACAAGAGAGAGTCATGCCTAAAAATAGATATCACCCGATATTTTCTTATGGTCATAATTTGAATTAGGATACAGGGCTCATAGATCCAGATAATGCATATCAGCTTGAACAAATCGTAATGCTCTATCAGGAAAATGACAAAAATTCATTCAATTTTATTTATATCCTCTGATGAATATTCTTACAAGACAGCCAGGGATGTGTTATCAGAAGATGGATACGAGATACTCTCGTCAGATAATACAGAAGTACTAATGAGACCATCAGGACTGTCTCCATTTTCCCTGATAATTATCGATATCTCTACGGCTGTAGGTACAATAACTCTATTAAGTCAAGAGATTGTTGACCAGTTGCCATTCTCCATCCCACTTCTTTTCATCCTTCCAGATACTGACACCTTTGTCCCAGACAAGTTTTCAGAATATTGTGTAGACTTTCTCAAAAAACCTTTTTCCAAAGATGAATTACTGTTAAGAGTCAGGAATAGTATTGCTCTTCACCATCTACAAACGCTCACCAAAAACCAGACCGGGATGATAAATCAGGAGTACAACGGTGATACTCCGGAATTACACCATACATTAAACCAGGAAATGGACTATTCTGACACCAGGGATTTTTATCTGAAGGTGTTGGATGATTTTCCAAATCCTGTCTGGCGCTCTAATATTTCAGGAAAATGTGACTTTTTTAACCGGAACTGGTTAGAGTTTACCGGGAGAGCAATGGAAGAGGAACTTGGTGATGGATGGGCAGAAGGTGTCCATCCGGATGACTTTGAAAGATGCCTTAAAATATATATTGATAATTTTGGTAAACAATTACCATTTGAGATGGAATATCGTCTCCGTTTTCATGATGGCACATACCGATGGATACTAGACTGTGGAAATCCGTTCTTTGAACCTGATGGAACTTTTAAAGGATATATTGGATCATGTTACGATATTCAGGACCGGAAAACTGCAGAAGAACTATTGAATAATGCAAATATTGAACTTGAAAAGAAGATATTAGAAATTAATACCAGCCGGTTTCAGCTGCAGGAGACTAAAGATTATCTAGAAAAATTGATAGCATCAGCAAACGCTCCTATCATTGTTTGGAACCCATTCTGCATAATAACCAAGGCTAACGAAGCATTGGGAGATCTAATTGGTTTATCACCAGCTGAAATTATCGGCAATAACCTTTCCTCAGTTTTTCCCCAGGAATTCCTGGAAAAAATCAAGATCGAAGAGCCAAACCTACATAATCGTGGTCTCAAAGAGGTTGTTGAGATACCCATAACTCACCAGTCGGGTGAGATGAGGATTGTTCTCTGGAATTTTGCCCCAGTTTTTAGTCATCCAGATGAATGTGTGGCGGTTATCGCTCAGGGGCAGGATATTACAGACCATATCCAGACAGAAAAGGCATTAAAACAGTTGAATCGGCAACTCAATCTTATGAGTAGTATTACCAGGCATGACATCCTCAATCAGGTAAATGTAATAAAATTAGTCCTTGAACTCCTCAAACCTTCTGTTCCACAACAACCATATAAAAAATATCTTGATGCAGTTGAAACAGCAACCGGAAATATCCACACACAGATAGAATTCACAAAAATATACCAGGAACTTGGATCTCATGATCCACAATGGGAGAACCTCTATATCCTGATTTGTTCCCTGCAAGTACCGGAAAAAATTTCTTTTTCATGTTCTATTAAAAAGATCGAGGTGCATGCCGACCATCTCCTCAGGCGTGTCTTTGATAATTTACTTGATAACTCGATAAGACATGGAGAAAAAGTAACAGAGATACATGTATCCTGCTCAAGAAATCCATCAGGAATCACTATAATTTGGGAAGATAATGGGATCGGGATTAAACAAGAAGAGAAGATCAAAATATTTGATCTCGGCTATGGCAAGAATACCGGTCTTGGACTCTATCTTATTCGGGAAGTTCTTCAGATAACAGGAATTACCATTGCAGAAACCGGAGAGGAGGGAAAGGGAGCAAGATTTGAGATCAATGTTCCAAACCAGGGATGGCGGATGTCAAAATAACCACGCCAGACGTGTTATTCAACTGGATATGTACATTTGTCTGTAACCACCCGGCCAATCAATTAGTAAAACTCTCAACTCTTTATGCCGCGATGATGACATCAACCACTATTCAAAATTACTAACCCAGATAATAAATATCATAATTCATGGCTGTTGCAACCGGTTGCAACTGTGTAAACTCATGAAATCCAGGATTTATTATCGCGAGACATCACAAACTTCAGTACTGAATCCTTTGATTGAAACCAGATGTAACACAAAATAATGAAGTCTGTTCTCGTAGCATACAGATCCAGATGACAATAACGGGAGAAATCATCTGCTTTAGAGAGAAAAATTATTTCTAACTATTTTCCATTAGTTTTTGCTATCTGGTTTATACCCTGTTTCACACAACGATAGTATGTCACACCAAGACCTGCACAAACCTGCCGGAAACCAACCCGGTAGGGAAAAGCAGGAATGTGCACAATAGATGAGCTGCGTTCAACATGTCCTCCTACAATCGATGCTTCTCATCATCACCTGGAACGAAAGCTCAATTTCGTTCCCTTCTCTCTTTCTGCTTTCTGCAATGATCCGAACGAATTCAACCAGCCATAATACGGCTGGTCTTCCTCCTACATACGAATTCTCTATTGAGACACACGGATCAAAAACCCTTTTAAGGACCACTACCTGGAATAATAGATTTACATGTTCGACTATTATCATAACAGAATAATGAGGGTTTTTCGAAGTACATCGAAAGGACGTTGATATCTCCTGAAAAGAGAAGAAATCGATGAAAAAACTGAGAAGGAAAGAAGATTAATGCTTACTTTAACCTGATCATTATACCAAACACAGGCACCGGTATCAAACCCGAAATAATAGATAAAATCGGGGATGCTCCTTTTTATGGGAGATTCTTCACTTCATGATCCGCTCTCCAAAGGTTTTGGTCAGGCAATTGTATAAAAGAGCGTTAAATTTCATGATGGAACTATTGAAGTATTAAGTGAGGGAGAAAAAAGGATCAACATATATCGTCACTCTTCCCCTGGAAAAACACAATGTGTACTAAATTATCAGACACATAATCAGACAGGTCAGGAGATAACCAGATGTTCATGTGTATGAGAGAAAAATCCCCCTCTCTGACCAAAACCTGCAATATCAGTTGGGATACCTGTTTCTGCAAAGAAATCACGAATCTG
This DNA window, taken from Methanospirillum lacunae, encodes the following:
- a CDS encoding PAS domain S-box protein, with the protein product MTKIHSILFISSDEYSYKTARDVLSEDGYEILSSDNTEVLMRPSGLSPFSLIIIDISTAVGTITLLSQEIVDQLPFSIPLLFILPDTDTFVPDKFSEYCVDFLKKPFSKDELLLRVRNSIALHHLQTLTKNQTGMINQEYNGDTPELHHTLNQEMDYSDTRDFYLKVLDDFPNPVWRSNISGKCDFFNRNWLEFTGRAMEEELGDGWAEGVHPDDFERCLKIYIDNFGKQLPFEMEYRLRFHDGTYRWILDCGNPFFEPDGTFKGYIGSCYDIQDRKTAEELLNNANIELEKKILEINTSRFQLQETKDYLEKLIASANAPIIVWNPFCIITKANEALGDLIGLSPAEIIGNNLSSVFPQEFLEKIKIEEPNLHNRGLKEVVEIPITHQSGEMRIVLWNFAPVFSHPDECVAVIAQGQDITDHIQTEKALKQLNRQLNLMSSITRHDILNQVNVIKLVLELLKPSVPQQPYKKYLDAVETATGNIHTQIEFTKIYQELGSHDPQWENLYILICSLQVPEKISFSCSIKKIEVHADHLLRRVFDNLLDNSIRHGEKVTEIHVSCSRNPSGITIIWEDNGIGIKQEEKIKIFDLGYGKNTGLGLYLIREVLQITGITIAETGEEGKGARFEINVPNQGWRMSK